The Archocentrus centrarchus isolate MPI-CPG fArcCen1 chromosome 12, fArcCen1, whole genome shotgun sequence genome includes a window with the following:
- the zbtb7c gene encoding zinc finger and BTB domain-containing protein 7C, which produces MVHHREEDLIGIPFPNHSSDVLCSLNEQRRDGLLCDVILIVRDQEYRTHRSVLAACSQYFKKLFTVATTDGGDPNHAAAVYEIDFVAPESLTAILEFAYTSTLTVTASNVKEILTAAQMLEIPCIINVCLEIMDSGGGGGGGRREVEGEEDEEEEEDEEEEEEEEDEEEDVGSRKDEHEEEEDNVSERSLQSSESRGEQTPLGMEDSPPPSTSKYHQQFGLHREMPQSQSPESMRKQEGIETRALKDFSIESLLQEGLYPRMPTLDRRSSFSPLLPGFYPPMWAAEFPAFPQQLLDPTHHPHARASPQTRLPHSFPASAPLEPSRPLDLAVKREIIKEEMKEEVPPSMLQGELLKEFVSSSLDSAMNAGSVPSENHPLSQIKDEADFRSYLSFLSSASHLSALFPPWQLEEERKMKPKASQQCPICNKVIQGAGKLPRHMRTHTGEKPYMCTICEVRFTRQDKLKIHMRKHTGERPYICLHCNSKFVHNYDLKNHLRIHTGVRPYQCEHCYKSFTRSDHLHRHIKRQSCRISRPRRGRKPAAWRSTPTSNFLCPPTAATNRFEENRLSPAYQGVKSHGLGELLSLGNRGQGFKSADAAGRESREELRGEGKHVTEEEKAGAGRQRGVFAFALAGEEVLTQSPYYAATSNPWAMRLERVPPIPEPAK; this is translated from the exons ATGGTTCACCACAGAGAGGAGGACCTGATCGGAATTCCCTTCCCGAATCACAGCAGCGACGTCCTCTGCAGCCTCAACGAGCAGCGTCGTGACGGGCTGCTCTGCGATGTCATCCTCATCGTCCGCGACCAGGAGTACCGCACCCACCGCTCTGTTCTGGCCGCCTGCAGTCAGTACTTCAAGAAGCTCTTCACAGTGGCCACCACTGATGGCGGAGATCCCAATCACGCTGCAGCTGTGTACGAAATTGACTTTGTGGCTCCTGAGTCTCTCACAGCCATTCTTGAGTTTGCCTACACGTCTACTCTGACTGTGACGGCGTCTAACGTCAAAGAGATCCTAACCGCGGCTCAGATGCTGGAGATACCCTGCATCATCAACGTTTGCCTGGAGATCATGGACAGCGGGGGTGGCGGTGGTGGAGGCAGGAGAGAGGTGGAAGgggaagaagatgaagaggaggaggaagatgaggaagaggaagaagaggaggaggacgaagAGGAGGATGTTGGGTCGAGAAAGGACGAgcacgaggaagaggaggacaatGTCAGTGAGAGGTCACTGCAGTCGTCGGAGAGCAGAGGGGAGCAGACGCCTCTGGGGATGGAGGATTCGCCGCCTCCGAGCACCTCCAAGTACCACCAGCAGTTTGGCCTGCACAGGGAAATGCCCCAGTCGCAGTCTCCAGAATCCATGAGAAAGCAG GAGGGTATTGAGACTCGAGCTCTGAAAGATTTCTCCATAGAGTCTCTCCTCCAGGAAGGGCTATACCCCCGCATGCCAACACTGGACAGGAGGTCCagcttttctcctctcctcccagGCTTCTACCCCCCAATGTGGGCTGCAGAGTTCCCAGCTTTTCCCCAGCAGCTCCTAGACCCAACCCACCATCCCCACGCGAGAGCTTCACCGCAAACCAGGCTCCCCCACAGCTTCCCTGCCTCCGCACCACTTGAACCTTCCAGACCCCTCGATCTAGCTGTGAAACGAGAGATCATAAAGGAGGAGATGAAAGAGGAAGTCCCGCCCAGTATGCTCCAAGGTGAATTGCTGAAGGAGTTTGTCAGCTCGAGCTTGGACAGCGCTATGAACGCAGGGTCGGTGCCATCAGAGAATCACCCGCTGAGTCAGATTAAGGATGAGGCAGACTTTCGATCATACCTGAGTTTTCTGAGCTCTGCGTCCCACCTGAGTGCGCTGTTCCCCCCCTGGcagctggaggaagagaggaagatgAAGCCCAAAGCGTCACAGCAATGTCCAATCTGCAACAAGGTCATTCAAGGAGCTGGGAAACTGCCGCGACACATGAGGACACATACAGGGGAGAAACCATACATGTGCACAATCTGTGAAGTACGATTCACCAG ACAAGACAAGCTGAAGATCCACATGCGTAAGCACACAGGTGAGCGCCCCTACATCTGCCTTCACTGCAACTCCAAGTTTGTCCACAACTACGATCTGAAAAACCACCTGCGCATCCACACGGGCGTCCGTCCCTATCAGTGCGAACACTGCTACAAAAGTTTCACACGGTCCGACCACCTACATCGACACATCAAGAGGCAGAGCTGCAGAATCTCACGCCCCCGACGAGGACGAAAACCAGCGGCTTGGCGGTCAACACCTACAAGCAACTTCTTGTGTCCCCCTACTGCTGCAACCAACAGGTTTGAAGAGAACAGGTTAAGCCCTGCATACCAGGGGGTCAAGAGTCACGGACTTGGGGAGTTGCTCAGCCTCGGGAACAGGGGTCAGGGGTTTAAGAGTGCGGACGCTGCTGGCAGGGAGAGCAGGGAGGAGCTGCGAGGAGAAGGGAAGCATgtcacagaggaggagaaggcgGGAGCGGGGAGGCAGAGGGGAGTGTTTGCCTTTGCCCTGGCTGGAGAAGAAGTGCTTACCCAATCTCCATATTATGCTGCGACCTCTAACCCCTGGGCCATGAGACTAGAGCGGGTTCCACCCATTCCCGAGCCGGCCAAATGA